A part of Streptomyces sp. NBC_00557 genomic DNA contains:
- a CDS encoding SpoIIE family protein phosphatase has protein sequence MAVRGASAVSLPEGWPAHPDPILALNRMGSFDWDLDTGLFHMDAQAHEVFDLMPGEYDEHPESLAARVPPPEAARVDAMVSQAIKDGRENYGGYFRIRCRDGTLRWTHTQGYIRRDDTGRPRRVVGIVRDATEELAESEARSARAAQDEAFRQQTNVVQAVSAALAHARSVQDVIDALKDTRGIRHLGAASLVMGLVEAGRIRLVAEGPVDASVPGTQLTRIDEPYPMSEVVRTLMPRFIESPEEFADCYPILWPHLTDLRVTSAAYLPLIAQARPIGAMGLLYSDRRGFSPEERAVLVAFSSSVAQSLQGAMLYEQEKDLAQGLQQAMLPRTIPGVRGADVAVRYRSAAAGRHIGGDWYDLVPLPGGRVGAVIGDVQGHDTHAAAVMGQLRIVLRAYAAEGHTPATVMARASVFLHELDTDRFATCLYAEADLATGVVQAVRAGHLDPLIRHGDGDCSRIPVEGGLPLGLSAEFGRLEYPVSTLELDPGHTLVLCTDGMVEQPGADLDDGMRRLAALVAAGPEDVRALADLLIQRAEERGGDDDVALLLLRRRTPEAPPAGGRLQQHVAPGDSEALTRARHLIRAAVRSWGYRDRADEIELVADELITNALMHTEGSAIVTLRALDRGRRLRIEVEDSSSALPRRREPGEDGVSGRGLLLVDMLADGWGVEARGGGKAVWCEFRRDG, from the coding sequence CACCCCGAGTCCCTCGCCGCCCGGGTGCCGCCGCCCGAGGCAGCCCGGGTGGACGCCATGGTGTCCCAGGCCATCAAGGACGGCAGGGAGAACTACGGCGGCTACTTCCGCATCCGCTGCCGCGACGGCACCCTCCGCTGGACCCACACCCAGGGCTACATCCGCCGGGACGACACCGGCCGCCCGCGCCGGGTCGTCGGCATCGTGCGGGACGCCACCGAGGAACTCGCCGAGAGCGAGGCACGCAGCGCGCGCGCCGCCCAGGACGAGGCGTTCCGCCAGCAGACGAACGTCGTCCAGGCCGTCTCCGCCGCCCTCGCCCACGCCCGCAGCGTCCAGGACGTCATCGACGCGCTCAAGGACACCCGCGGCATCCGCCATCTCGGTGCGGCCAGTCTCGTGATGGGGCTGGTGGAGGCCGGCCGCATCCGGCTGGTCGCCGAGGGCCCCGTCGACGCGTCCGTGCCCGGCACCCAGCTCACCCGGATCGACGAGCCGTACCCGATGAGCGAGGTCGTGCGCACGCTGATGCCGCGGTTCATCGAGTCCCCGGAGGAGTTCGCCGACTGCTACCCCATCCTCTGGCCGCACCTCACCGACCTGCGGGTCACCTCGGCCGCCTATCTGCCGCTGATCGCCCAGGCCCGCCCGATCGGCGCGATGGGACTGCTCTACAGCGACCGGCGCGGCTTCTCCCCCGAGGAGCGCGCCGTCCTGGTCGCGTTCAGCAGCAGCGTCGCGCAGAGCCTGCAGGGGGCCATGCTCTACGAACAGGAGAAGGACCTCGCGCAGGGCCTGCAGCAGGCGATGCTGCCGCGCACCATTCCCGGCGTCCGCGGCGCCGACGTCGCCGTCCGCTACCGGTCGGCCGCCGCGGGCCGGCACATCGGCGGCGACTGGTACGACCTGGTCCCGCTGCCCGGCGGCCGGGTCGGCGCGGTCATCGGCGACGTCCAGGGCCACGACACCCACGCGGCGGCCGTCATGGGCCAGCTGCGCATCGTGCTGCGCGCCTACGCCGCCGAGGGTCACACCCCGGCCACCGTGATGGCCCGCGCCTCCGTCTTCCTGCACGAACTCGACACCGACCGCTTCGCCACCTGCCTGTACGCCGAGGCCGACCTGGCCACCGGAGTCGTCCAGGCGGTCCGTGCCGGGCACCTCGACCCGCTGATCCGGCACGGCGACGGCGACTGCTCGCGGATCCCGGTCGAGGGCGGGCTGCCGCTCGGCCTGTCCGCCGAGTTCGGCCGGCTGGAGTACCCCGTCTCCACCCTCGAACTCGACCCCGGCCACACCCTGGTGCTGTGCACCGACGGGATGGTCGAACAGCCCGGCGCCGACCTCGACGACGGCATGCGCCGCCTGGCGGCACTCGTCGCGGCCGGCCCCGAGGACGTGCGCGCCCTCGCCGACCTGCTGATCCAGCGGGCCGAGGAGCGGGGCGGCGACGACGACGTGGCGCTGCTCCTGCTGCGCCGGCGCACCCCGGAGGCCCCGCCGGCCGGCGGCCGGCTCCAGCAGCACGTGGCGCCGGGCGACTCCGAGGCCCTCACCCGGGCCCGGCACCTGATCCGCGCCGCGGTCCGCTCCTGGGGCTACCGCGACCGCGCCGACGAGATCGAACTGGTCGCCGACGAGCTGATCACCAACGCGCTGATGCACACCGAGGGCTCCGCCATCGTGACCCTGCGCGCCCTGGACCGCGGGCGCAGACTGCGCATCGAGGTCGAGGACTCCTCCAGCGCCCTGCCGCGCCGCCGCGAGCCGGGCGAGGACGGCGTCTCCGGCCGGGGCCTGCTGCTGGTGGACATGCTCGCCGACGGGTGGGGCGTGGAGGCCCGGGGCGGCGGCAAGGCGGTGTGGTGCGAGTTCCGCCGGGACGGCTGA